The genomic region CTCTAACTGGCGCGTGAAGTGCCCCGGCTCTATGAGCAGGCTCGGACGCTTTCGTTGGATATCGGCCAGCATCACCTTCGCTTGATGATTGGCCTCGGGGAGGACTCGGTCGCTGAACCAGACTAGCCCCATACTCGCCAACAGCGCTGCTCCCAGCACAGCCCGCATCATCTGCCAGGCACTCATGCCGCTAGACTGCTGGATTGTCGTCTCATGCTCCGCCGCTAGCGAGCCGAACGTATACACCGTGGCAAAGAGCACCCCCATTGGAACTGCCAGCACGAACATCCACGGCAGATTCAGTGCCAAGAGCTGAGCAATGACGATGAGCTCCAGCCCCTTGCTGAGGAGCTGCTCCCCGTAGCGCATCAGGAACTGCATGAGGAAGAGGAACATCACCACCGACGCCCCGAAGGCGAAGGGGGCCGCGTGGAGCCGCAGGACGTACCAGTCAAGAATCCGCATTCCGCAGGCGTTCTTCCAATCGCGCCACGGCAGCCTCGTAGGAAGCTCGCTTCTCTGGGTACCGTGCCACTAGCTCACGGTAGATACGGAGCGCTTGCTCGTAGGCACCTTGCTGCTCGTAGATACGGGCCATTGTCTCAGTTGCTACCATTGGCAGCACTTCCGATCGCTCTTCTGGAGGAGTCGAAGCAGCTTCCTCTTCTGCCAGCTCCTCTTCGGGTGGACGGATGCGGGCACGCTCCAAGCGCTGCGCCAATTCCTCTAGGGGCGAAAGCGATTGCTGCAGTTCCTCTGTCGGCCGCTGCGCCTCTCGGAGCGCCTCTTCAACGAAGGCCGGGAATGGGGGCGGCGGAGGAAGGGCTGCCCATCCGCTCGCTACTGGAACCGGCTCGTACCGCAGGGGCGCGAATTCCAAGCCCGGAATGAGGCGCACGATGTTACTACGAAGCTGGACTGTGGACTCGCCGATACCCTCAACCAATCGCAGAATGGGCTCAGTCTTTGGAGCAGAGGGATGAGCGCCTGCTGCTGAAAGGTCCTCAACAACCTCCTCAGTCTCTGGCTCTGAGCTCTCCAGCAACTCTGAGTGGGATCGGGCACTCTCTGTTGCCAGCATAGGTAGCTGCTGCTGGAGCTGCTCGAGTGCCTTGCGGATACCGGCATGGCGGGGGAAGCGCTGCTTTGCGCGTTGGAGGAGACTTACAGCCTCTTCCCATCGGTGCTGCAGCATTGCAACGCGTGCTGCTAGTAAATACGCCGTCGGATACTCCGGGAAGCCCTGTAGTAGTTCTTGCACCAAGCCCCAGGTCTGTTCTCCTTGCTCTGCGTCTATGGCACGTTCTATGGCTCGGACGAGCTCCTGCGGTGCCGTTACCATGTACGCTCAACGGCGAAGTGAGCAAACCCTTCTAATGCTCGGCTTGCTTCTGAGGGAGGTAGGTGCTGGAGCCATTCCAGTGCTCGTTGCACGTAGTCCCGTGCTATTGCTGCCGTGTAGTCTATCCCACCGTAGTGAAGGACGGCCTGTGCGAGCGGCTTCATTGCTGCCCGGGCCTTCGCTGCTGCTTTCCAAGAACGGACGAACTCCCGACGCTCAGCCGCCGGCATTCGTTGGAGCGCAACCAGGACGGGGAGTGTTAGCTTCCGCTCCTGGAGATCCTGCCACGCTGGCTTTCCCAACACTCCCGCTCGCCCGACGTAGTCCAGCATGTCGTCCTGGAGCTGAAATGCAATCCCGATGGCCTCCCCGAACTCCCGCAGAGCCCGCCGCGCTTCAGGCCCACTACCAGCGCTGACGGCACCGATTTCACAGCAAGCAGCAAACAAGGCCGCTGTCTTCCCACGAACGACCTCCAAGTAGGCCGCCTCGTCCAGGATCAGCTTTCGATTGAGCTGAAGGTGGCGCAGCTCTGCAGCACTCATCCGGCGGACCGCATCCGAGGTGATACGCAAGAACTCGTGCTCCTCGTGCTCCATCGCCAACAATAGTCCCCGAGCGAGCAGGTAATCCCCAACAAGGACCGCCACGGAATTCCCCCATAGGGCGTTGACTGAAGACACGCCACGCCGCCGAGGAGCTTCATCGACAACGTCATCATGCAGCAGCGTCGCCGTATGGAGCAGCTCTACCAGCGCCGCTCCAACGAAGGCCCGCTCTGTGAGCCGGCCACAGGCTGCCGCACTGAGGAACACCAGCGCTGGCCGCAACCGCTTGCCTCGACGACGGAAGATGTACCATAGGACCAGGTCCAGCAGTGGCACGTTCGTTCGGACAACTCGGCGCACGTATGCTTCGAACTCTCGTAGCTGCTGCGATACCGGCTCCAAAACCTCCTGGAGAGAGCCAACAGTCACGATCGACGTGCTTCGATGAGACGGACCGCGAAGATGCCGACCTCGTAGAGTAGCCACAGTGGAAAGGCAAAGATAAGCTGGTTGATCGGGTCTGGCGTTGGGGTCAGCACGGCTGCCAGTACTAAGATGGCGACGACAGCATGCCGGCGATACCGGCGGAGCGTCTCTGCCCGAAGAATCCCTGCCCATGCCAGTATACCCAGGACAACCGGCACCTCAAAGACAACCCCCATCACTAGTGCCGTGGTTGTGACGAAGCCGTAGTACTCCGTCACGTCAACGACCGTTCGGATCTGTTCTGAAGAGAAGCCTGCTGCAAACCGCAGCATCGCTGGGATCAAGACCCCGTAAGCGAACGCCACTCCTGCGAGGAAACATACCGAGGTCCACAAGGTCAACTGCCGAACCAGCCGGCGCTCGTGCAGATAGAGACCCGGAGCGACGAACTTCCAGAGCTGGTAGAGCACGACGGGTGCCCCCAGAATGAAGCCAGCCACCACAATCACCTTCACGTACAGCATCACCATTCCAAACGGCCGAAGGTTCTGCAGCGGCAATCCAGCTTGTCGGGCTGGGTACAAGAGTGCCTCCTCTACCAACCACCTTACTTGCCATGCAGCCAGAAGACAACCGAAGAGAACTCCCACCAGCCCTCGGAGGAGTCGCTGTCGCAGCTCCCCAAGGTGGTCCCAGAAGCTCATTTCGCGCTCCTCTGCTGGCTCCAGCGGTTCTGTCTCAGCGGCCTTCTGAACGGGCTCTTGCTCCATGCTTACCGATGGCTTGCTTACGTGCAAAATTCGCGCTTTCGCTCGCCGAGGCTGACCCCAGCGATCTTAGCCCTGAGGCATGAGGCATAAAGCTAGTGCATACAAAATGTGCTGCAATCTTGGCCGCAGCTGAAGGTAGCGCATCTGAGCCCGTTGTTGCATTTTTGCGTCGTTCACTTCCAAGCGCAAGCGGTTGGTCAAACAGCACAGAGGGGCTGCGATTGCCGAAGTCACGACGCACATTGGAGCTGTTTCCGGAGCTCTCCGCTGCATCACCAGCACCAAGCCAACCGGCAGAGAAGGACTCCTCCGAAGAGCTCTGGCACCGCTTCCTCCAGCTGATTCGCGACAACGTGCCACCGCAGGCCTTCAAGACCTGGTTTGAACCATTACGCTTCCTGCGGTGGGAGAACAATGTCCTAACAGTCCAGGTCCCCAGCCAATTCTTCTGCGAGTGGCTGGAAGAGCACTACTACGGCCTCCTGCAGCGGGCGCTCGTGAAGGTCTTCGGAGCCAAGGCACGGCTGGAGTACGACATCATGCTGGAGAAAGGAGACGATATCCAACAACGCACAGTCCGCATTCCAGCATTCCGAACACCACCACTACAGCAACCGTTGCCGCTCCAGACGCCACCCCCAACCATTCCCGTCTCACCGATCAACCCCCGCTATACCTTCGAGCGCTTCCTCTGCGGAACCAGTAACCGGCTGGCGTACACGGCTGCACGTGCTGTTGCAGAGCAGCCTGGGCAGACCCGCTACAATCCGCTCCTCATCTATGGTGGTATCGGCCTGGGCAAGACGCACCTCATCCAGGCCATCCACAACTACCTGCTGCAGCGGCGACTGCCTCTACGGCTCATCTACGTCAGTAGCGAGTACTTCACAACAGGCTACATCAGCGCCCTACAGCACAACCGGGCCCACGAGTTCACGGCTTTCTACACCAATGCGGACGTCCTCCTCATTGATGACATCCAATTCCTCGCGGGTAAGGAGAAGACGCAGCAGCACTTCTTCCACATCTTCAACACCCTCTACCAGGCCGGCAAGCAGTTGGTCTTCACCAGCGACAAACCTCCGCGAGAGCTCGACGAGCTGGACGAACGGCTGGCCTCCCGGCTCCAATGGGGCTTGGTTGCCGAAATTCAACCTCCGGAGTACGAACTCCGGCTGGCCATCCTCCGACGCAAGAGCGCTGATGAAGGATTGGAGCTCCCCGAGGAGGTGCTCCAGTACTTAGCCCGGACCATTACTAGCAGCGTCCGCGAGCTTGAAGGCTGCCTCATCCACCTACTGGCTCGAGCAACGCTGGACCGGTGCGAAATCACCGTGGAGCTCGCCCAGGAAGCCGTAGCAAAGCTTGGACATCGCACAGCCTCGGATGCCTTCAAGGTCGCCCATGGGTCAGCGCCAACTCCTGACACCATCCTCTCCGCCGTCGCTCAGTACTACGGTCTAGCAACCTCTGTACTGACCGGAAAGACCCGCAAACGCGAGGCAACGGAAGCCCGGCACGTGGCTATGTACCTCCTCCGCAAGCACCTCAAGCTTCCTTTGAAGATGATTGGGCAACTCTTCGGAGGACGGGACCATACGACAGTGATGTACGCTTGTGAGAGCATAGAACGAGAGCTCTCTACTTCCAGCACCCTCCAGCTGGCCATTAGCCAGATAGAACACAGCCTCCGGCTCATCTCTCGTCTATAAGCCCTAGTACCACTGCGATAGAGGGTTATGCCATGAGCTACGATGTGCAGGACTTCCAGCGTGAAGTCATCGAGCGGAGCTACTCTGTCCCCGTGTTGGTAGACTTCTGGGCAGAATGGTGCATGCCTTGCCGGATGCTCTCCCCTGTGCTAGAACGCCTGGCACAGCAAGCCAACGGACGCTGGGTGTTAGCGAAGGTCAATACCGAGGAGCATCCAGAGTTAGCCTACCGCTATGGTGTTCGCAGCATCCCGAATGTCAAGCTATTCGTCGATGGTAGAGTCGTGGACGAGTTTGTCGGTGCCCTGCCAGAGTACGTCATTCAGCAGTGGCTACAGCGCGTACTACCCAGCCCCCAGCGGAAGCTCCTTCAGCAGGCAGTAGAGCTGCTCCAACAGCAGCGAACTTCTGAGGCCCAGGCGCTCTTGGAAGAAGTCCTTGCGGCTGAACCAACCAACGAACAGGCACGCGTCCTCTTGGCTCGCCTTCTGCTCTTTGCCGACCCACAGCGTGCCACAGAGCTGGTTACCCCAATCGAAGAGAGCTCTGAGCACGAAGAGCTGGCTACCGCCATCCGAACCCTGGCTCCGATCCTGCAACTACGCTCCGAAGAAGAGCTCCCCGAATCTACTGTCCGCCCGCTCTTCTGGCAAGGTGTCCAGGCACTACAACAAGGCAACTTCGACGCAGCGCTGGAGCGGTTCATCGAGGTCATCCGGCAGGAACGGTACTACCACGATGATGCCGCCCGCCGCATTTGCATTGCGATCTTCAAGTTCCTCGGTGAAGACCACCCCATCACGCTCGGCCGCCGTCGGGAGTTCAGCAGTGCACTATACATCTAAGCCCTGCCAGCTCTGGCCCATCTTATCGGGCCAAGAGGGTAAGGCTATGGTCGAATACGGCCCCCCAGAGGTATGCAGACCTCTCCACGCCACGCAGTAGCACAAGGTAGTGGGAAACTTTTGAGCAAGGACGAGCGTTTATCTCCCCGTGCTTGTATCCCTGGGAACCCATAGGATGAGCCTCCTCTGGGGAGGGATGTGGATTGCGGCGCTGGGCCTCTGTCAACCTGTGGCAGCAATTCCGACCTTTACGCTGCTGACAAGCAACCGATGCATCGCTTGCCACGTTAGCCCAACTGGCGGGGGCCTTCGGAGCGAGCTGGGATGGTACACAATGCACGACGTTGGGCTCTTCCAGTGGCGTCAACTCGGACTCGGCTGGCTAGAAGAGCGGTGGCGACAGCAGGGAAACGGCTTCTGGGGAGGGCGCCTGCTACTCGGGGTTGATGCCCGTCTACAGGGCTTCCAATCTCACAATCCAACCCTCCAGCCCCGATGGCGCCTCTTCCCGATGCAGGGTGCGCTCCACATCGGAGTCCAGCCAATCAAGGCGGTATCGGTCGAAGCGACCCTTAACGGCGGCCGCCTCGTCTTCCCTGGCCAGCAGCGATGGAGCGGCTCCGCCACCCTCCAGCCACTACCAGTACTACCACAGCTCCGGGTAGGATTCTTCCAACCAGCGGTGGGTCTGCGCTACGACGACCATACGATGCTTACCCGGCGCCTGCCGGGAGCGCGTTACGACTCGCCGCAGGAGACTTACCTCCTGGCACCGAACTTCGCGCAGTGGGGCACACACCTACAGTGGTTCTCGCTCCCTTGGCTCTCGCTGACGGCCGGTGTCTTTCGAGCAGGAGCCCTAGCAGACGTTAGACTGCGTAGCCCTACGGGACAGAGTCCTCTCACAGCTGCTTCCCAACTGGTATGGAACGGACACCTTTGGCTGACACCAAGTGCTACCCTATGGAACTTTTCGCTGGGAGCCTCGTGGCTGGGTAACCGCGATTTCGATCTCTGGAATGCCTTTGCTGGAACTGGCTGGATTGACCGCTTCGCCATCTGGGCAGAAGCTAGCATACTGCGGGCTCCTGTACTGTGCCGCTGGACGATTTCGGCAGAGGCCAGCCTCTGGCTCTGGAATGCTGTCCTGCCTTACTTCCGTGCTGAACATGGAGCCGTCACGGAACCAGCCTTCGCAGCAACCCCGTATACGACGCAACTCGTGCTTGGAGCCCAGCTCTTCGTACTCCCGTTCGTGGAGGTACGTCCAGAGTACCGATGGGCGGATACTGAAGCTTACCGCAGTGGGAGAGTTGCCGTCCAGCTCCATGTGTTCTATTGAGGCAGCGCAACGATGCGAGGGTGGAAACTTCTACAGTGTCTTGGTGTGCTCGTCGCTATATCCACCATCTCCCTTTGGCTGCTCCATGGCAGGCACATCTTCACGAAGGACCGACAAATGGTCATCTACCGCGAAGCTGACCCTATCTTTGGCACAACGCGTGAGCGTGTAGAGTGGAGACCAGACTTCCGGCTAGGTTTAGATGTTGCCGGTCCACTAGTTGTGGCCGGCATCGGGGCGTGGCTGTTTGGCTGGTGGCGACAACGACAGCACCGGCTAGCAATGTCCCATAAGGATGGCGATACCTCATGACAGTCCGTCTGATCAGCTGCTTGCTAACGGGCCTTCTCGCTTTGTCCTCTACTACCTCTGCCGCAACTCGGCTCCCCCTTCCCGTCAATCAGAAGAAGACCGTAACCCTATCGAACAATGTTGGCCCCAACCTGTGCAAATTCCTAAGCTCGGCCCCACTCGAAGAGTTTGAGGGAACCGCAGACGGTATCTCTGGCAGCTTTACGGTTGACCCTTCCAACTTAGAAGCAACCTCGGGTCGTATTCAGGTGACAGTGGCTAGCATGCGCACCGGAATCACCCGCCGGGACGAACACCTCCGGAGCCCTGAGTGGCTAGATGCCGAGCGATACCCTACCATCAGCTTCGACGTCCGGGAGCTCAAAGAGGTCCGGATTACTGAGCAGAGTCGAGACCGAGCCACCCTCACGGCAAAGGCCGTTGGGACCTTCACTCTGCATGGTGTATCGAAACCGATGGAGCTCCCTATCACACTAACCTACGTGCTGGAGAATCTCGAGACACGGAAACGGGCCCCTGGGGACTTCGTCATGGTGCAGAGCGAGTTTACTATCTCGCTGCGCGACTTCAACATCCGCGGGCGTCAAGGGATCGTTGGAAGCCGTGTCGGAGAGACGATTCGCGTCTGGGTAACCCTCTATGGCTCGACCGCAGCTAGTCCAACAGGCACTCGGTAGGCCGATGTGCAGGGAGACCTCTGCTGACCGACGCCAATTCCTGCAGGTAACCGCAGCAGTTCTGGGGACAGGTCTATGCCTACCGGCACTTCTCAACTGGCTATCCGGTTGCGTCTCCGAAACCAAACAAGCAACAGAGCCGAGCGGGACAGTAGAACTGGACCTGTCTAGCGTCCCAGAGCTGCAGCAGGTCGGCGGGGCAGTGAAGAAGCCCTTTGAGCCCTACAACAATGGGCGCAACGTGCTCATCATTCGACTGGGGCAGATGGAGTTCGTTGCCTTTTCGGTAGCCTGCCCCCACGCGAACTGTGACGTCGGCTACCCCACTGGGGACGTCATACCGTGCCCTTGTCACGGTGCTCAGTTTGCCGTGCGGGACGGCCGGGTACTGCGAGGACCAGCAGAGCGCCCTCTGCGGCGCTTCCCCTGCGAATATGATGCTGCCCGCAATGTTCTACGGATAACCTTCTAAAGCGTCCGTATCACAGCTAGCCGGAGATGACCATGACTGCTCTCCTACTCTGCCTCCTTGGCTGGGGAATCTACTCTGCAGCCGGCTACTCCTCTGGCACCGTCGGCATGACAACCTCGGGTTGCACCTGTCATGGTACCAGCTCGTCTGCAACGACACTGACCGCTCAGAGTAGTACCGGGAGCTTCCGTACCCGTCCGGGACAGACGCTGAACCTGACCGTCATCGTCGCCCACAGCACTCAGTCTGCCGCTGGAGTCAACATCGCCGTACATAATCAGTTTGGGCAGAACGCTGGAAGCCTTTCACCTGGCTCTGGTTCTGGACTGCAACTGTCCAATAACGAGCTTACCCATACTCAGCCGAAGACAATGAGCGGCGGACAGGCCTCTTTCAACTTCTCATGGACAGCACCCACGACACCGGGAACGTATACCCTACGCGCCGTTGGGAACGCTGTCAACGGTAACGGAAATACTAATGGCGACGCATGGAACTTCATGACCCCAGTTACCCTCACTGTTGCTGGCATCACTGTACTAGAGCCCAATGGCGGAGAGACATGGTGCGCTGGTAGTACCCGAACCATCCGCTGGAACAGCACAGGCGTAGACTACGTTACCATAGAGCTCTCCTCGAATGGCGGACAGACCTGGACAACGCTCGCAACGAACGTCCCGGCCTCTTCCGGTAGCTGGAGCTGGACGATCCCATCGAACCAGCAGCCAGGTTCCCAGTACCGCATCCGCATATCCGACGCCTCAGATGCACAGCTCTTCGACGGCAGCGATGGCAACTTCTCCATCAGCGGTCCACCGCAGATTACCCAGCAGCCGCAGCAGCCACAGCCTGTCTGTGAGGGCACTCCTGTTACCCTTAGTGTTGTCGCCCAGGGTACTGGACTGAGCTACCAATGGCGCCTCAACGGCCAGAACATTCCTGGGGCCACGACGGCAACCTACCAGTTCACCGCTACGACCAGTACTGCTGGCGTCTACGACGTCGTGGTGAGCAATGTCTGCGGTTCGGTCACGAGCGACACGGTACGCCTAACAGTGAAGGAGCGTCCTCGCATCACACAGCACCCACAATCGCTCACCGTCTGCACCGGCCAACAGGCGATCTTTCGGGTGACAGCCACAGGGACCAACCTCCGCTACCAGTGGCGAAAGAACGGCACTCCTATTCCGGGAGCCACGACAGCAACGTACACAATTGCCTCCGTCCAACCAGCGGACTCCGGGCTTTACGATGTCGTCGTCTCTGGCGACTGTGAGCCCCCTGCCTACAGCATGCAAGCCAGACTAACCGTCGTAGAGCCACCCGTCATCACAGAACATCCCCAATCTCAGACAGTCCGCGTGGGCCAGTCTGTTACCTTCCGCGTGGGAGCCCGTGGAGTGGAGCTACAGTACCAGTGGCGCAAGAACGGGGTTGCGATTGCTGGAGCAACGCGTCCGGAATACACCATCACCGCTGCTCAACTCTCGGACGCTGGCTCTTACGACTGCGTAGTCTGGAACAGTTGTGGCCAGACAGTCAGCCGAGCAGCACAATTGACTGTTAGGCAGCCGGGCCAGCCTGTACTGGCACTGCGGCAATCGTCCGTGGACTTCGGAACGCGAGAGCTCGGGGATAGCGTTGCTGTAGAGCTGCAAGGTGTTGTCTACAATGCTGGCGATGATACACTCCGCGTCACGGCTGTTAGTGTCGTAGGTCCACATGCCGCTGACTTCCGACTTCTCAGTGGTGGTGGCAGCTTCACTCTAGCGCCGCAGCAGGAGCGAACTCTGGCGATTGCCTTCATCCCCAGAGCTTCAGGCGAGCGCACAGCAGAGATCCAGTTTACAGCAAACGTCAGCACACCTCCCAGCCTTGCCCTGCGTGGCGTAGGTGCAGTCCCGTGGCTCCTCGCTAGCCCGGCCCTCCTAGACTTCGACACCGTAATGCTCGGCACGCGCAAGGAGCTGTCACTGAGGCTGATCAACCCCGGACCACTGAGAGTCTCCATCACAGAGCTCTCGCTCGGCGTGTCAGCCCATATGGCGTTTGGACTCGTCAATCCTCCCCAGACGCCTGTGGCACTCGACTCCGGGCAGAGCCTTGAGCTGACTCTGCGGTTTGCCCCCATCAACGAGGGCACCTTCTACCAACTCCTGGAGGTGGCATACGCCGGCAACTTCCGCAGTGACACCTTGCGCGTAGAGATTCGAGGAGTTGGAAAGCAGCCTGCCAGCGTGCAGGAGGAGCTCCTACTAGGAATCGTACTCCGTGTCCTCCCGAACCCCAGTGCTGAGGTCTTCACTGTGGCGTATACCCTACCCAAGACCACACGGCTCTTCGCCGCTGAAGTCGTGACGAGTGAAGGGAGGAGGATTCGCCAACTCCCAATAGAGCACCCCACCCAAGGCATCCTGAGATGGGATGGGCGTACAGACTCAGGGGACCTCTGTGCCTCAGGACAATACTGGCTGCGCCTCTCCCTTGG from Candidatus Kapaibacterium sp. harbors:
- a CDS encoding immunoglobulin domain-containing protein — protein: MTALLLCLLGWGIYSAAGYSSGTVGMTTSGCTCHGTSSSATTLTAQSSTGSFRTRPGQTLNLTVIVAHSTQSAAGVNIAVHNQFGQNAGSLSPGSGSGLQLSNNELTHTQPKTMSGGQASFNFSWTAPTTPGTYTLRAVGNAVNGNGNTNGDAWNFMTPVTLTVAGITVLEPNGGETWCAGSTRTIRWNSTGVDYVTIELSSNGGQTWTTLATNVPASSGSWSWTIPSNQQPGSQYRIRISDASDAQLFDGSDGNFSISGPPQITQQPQQPQPVCEGTPVTLSVVAQGTGLSYQWRLNGQNIPGATTATYQFTATTSTAGVYDVVVSNVCGSVTSDTVRLTVKERPRITQHPQSLTVCTGQQAIFRVTATGTNLRYQWRKNGTPIPGATTATYTIASVQPADSGLYDVVVSGDCEPPAYSMQARLTVVEPPVITEHPQSQTVRVGQSVTFRVGARGVELQYQWRKNGVAIAGATRPEYTITAAQLSDAGSYDCVVWNSCGQTVSRAAQLTVRQPGQPVLALRQSSVDFGTRELGDSVAVELQGVVYNAGDDTLRVTAVSVVGPHAADFRLLSGGGSFTLAPQQERTLAIAFIPRASGERTAEIQFTANVSTPPSLALRGVGAVPWLLASPALLDFDTVMLGTRKELSLRLINPGPLRVSITELSLGVSAHMAFGLVNPPQTPVALDSGQSLELTLRFAPINEGTFYQLLEVAYAGNFRSDTLRVEIRGVGKQPASVQEELLLGIVLRVLPNPSAEVFTVAYTLPKTTRLFAAEVVTSEGRRIRQLPIEHPTQGILRWDGRTDSGDLCASGQYWLRLSLGHRQYAIPLLLQR
- a CDS encoding tetratricopeptide repeat protein, which gives rise to MVTAPQELVRAIERAIDAEQGEQTWGLVQELLQGFPEYPTAYLLAARVAMLQHRWEEAVSLLQRAKQRFPRHAGIRKALEQLQQQLPMLATESARSHSELLESSEPETEEVVEDLSAAGAHPSAPKTEPILRLVEGIGESTVQLRSNIVRLIPGLEFAPLRYEPVPVASGWAALPPPPPFPAFVEEALREAQRPTEELQQSLSPLEELAQRLERARIRPPEEELAEEEAASTPPEERSEVLPMVATETMARIYEQQGAYEQALRIYRELVARYPEKRASYEAAVARLEERLRNADS
- the dnaA gene encoding chromosomal replication initiator protein DnaA, giving the protein MPKSRRTLELFPELSAASPAPSQPAEKDSSEELWHRFLQLIRDNVPPQAFKTWFEPLRFLRWENNVLTVQVPSQFFCEWLEEHYYGLLQRALVKVFGAKARLEYDIMLEKGDDIQQRTVRIPAFRTPPLQQPLPLQTPPPTIPVSPINPRYTFERFLCGTSNRLAYTAARAVAEQPGQTRYNPLLIYGGIGLGKTHLIQAIHNYLLQRRLPLRLIYVSSEYFTTGYISALQHNRAHEFTAFYTNADVLLIDDIQFLAGKEKTQQHFFHIFNTLYQAGKQLVFTSDKPPRELDELDERLASRLQWGLVAEIQPPEYELRLAILRRKSADEGLELPEEVLQYLARTITSSVRELEGCLIHLLARATLDRCEITVELAQEAVAKLGHRTASDAFKVAHGSAPTPDTILSAVAQYYGLATSVLTGKTRKREATEARHVAMYLLRKHLKLPLKMIGQLFGGRDHTTVMYACESIERELSTSSTLQLAISQIEHSLRLISRL
- the trxA gene encoding thioredoxin, whose translation is MSYDVQDFQREVIERSYSVPVLVDFWAEWCMPCRMLSPVLERLAQQANGRWVLAKVNTEEHPELAYRYGVRSIPNVKLFVDGRVVDEFVGALPEYVIQQWLQRVLPSPQRKLLQQAVELLQQQRTSEAQALLEEVLAAEPTNEQARVLLARLLLFADPQRATELVTPIEESSEHEELATAIRTLAPILQLRSEEELPESTVRPLFWQGVQALQQGNFDAALERFIEVIRQERYYHDDAARRICIAIFKFLGEDHPITLGRRREFSSALYI
- a CDS encoding Rieske 2Fe-2S domain-containing protein; this encodes MCRETSADRRQFLQVTAAVLGTGLCLPALLNWLSGCVSETKQATEPSGTVELDLSSVPELQQVGGAVKKPFEPYNNGRNVLIIRLGQMEFVAFSVACPHANCDVGYPTGDVIPCPCHGAQFAVRDGRVLRGPAERPLRRFPCEYDAARNVLRITF
- the tatC gene encoding twin-arginine translocase subunit TatC, with amino-acid sequence MEQEPVQKAAETEPLEPAEEREMSFWDHLGELRQRLLRGLVGVLFGCLLAAWQVRWLVEEALLYPARQAGLPLQNLRPFGMVMLYVKVIVVAGFILGAPVVLYQLWKFVAPGLYLHERRLVRQLTLWTSVCFLAGVAFAYGVLIPAMLRFAAGFSSEQIRTVVDVTEYYGFVTTTALVMGVVFEVPVVLGILAWAGILRAETLRRYRRHAVVAILVLAAVLTPTPDPINQLIFAFPLWLLYEVGIFAVRLIEARRS
- a CDS encoding YceI family protein, which translates into the protein MTVRLISCLLTGLLALSSTTSAATRLPLPVNQKKTVTLSNNVGPNLCKFLSSAPLEEFEGTADGISGSFTVDPSNLEATSGRIQVTVASMRTGITRRDEHLRSPEWLDAERYPTISFDVRELKEVRITEQSRDRATLTAKAVGTFTLHGVSKPMELPITLTYVLENLETRKRAPGDFVMVQSEFTISLRDFNIRGRQGIVGSRVGETIRVWVTLYGSTAASPTGTR
- a CDS encoding polyprenyl synthetase family protein, with the translated sequence MTVGSLQEVLEPVSQQLREFEAYVRRVVRTNVPLLDLVLWYIFRRRGKRLRPALVFLSAAACGRLTERAFVGAALVELLHTATLLHDDVVDEAPRRRGVSSVNALWGNSVAVLVGDYLLARGLLLAMEHEEHEFLRITSDAVRRMSAAELRHLQLNRKLILDEAAYLEVVRGKTAALFAACCEIGAVSAGSGPEARRALREFGEAIGIAFQLQDDMLDYVGRAGVLGKPAWQDLQERKLTLPVLVALQRMPAAERREFVRSWKAAAKARAAMKPLAQAVLHYGGIDYTAAIARDYVQRALEWLQHLPPSEASRALEGFAHFAVERTW